One part of the Paenibacillus silvisoli genome encodes these proteins:
- a CDS encoding electron transfer flavoprotein subunit beta/FixA family protein codes for MQIVVLMKQTFDTEEKIELVGGAVAEHSVKYIINPYDEYALEEALRLREAHGGSVTVVTCGPDRAVEALRTGLAMGADEAMRIADDGLAGNDRAVAAALAAAVQSLKPDLVLAGLFAVDRGAGSVALQAAELLGLPHASAALKLEVRDGSGGAASGAAWSGGGGRVAVVERDTEWGVETVEVPLPALVTAQQGLNEPRYPSLPGIMKAKRKPLREVTAAELGLAADDLAPRTERVALEAPPVRAAGRKLAGTPGEQAAQLAELLQREAKLF; via the coding sequence GTGCAGATCGTGGTCTTGATGAAGCAAACGTTCGATACGGAGGAAAAAATCGAGCTGGTTGGCGGGGCGGTAGCCGAGCATAGCGTGAAATACATCATTAATCCTTATGACGAATACGCGCTGGAGGAAGCGCTGCGTCTGCGGGAGGCGCACGGCGGCAGCGTCACCGTCGTTACCTGCGGGCCTGACCGCGCGGTCGAGGCGCTCCGCACGGGGCTCGCGATGGGAGCGGACGAGGCGATGCGGATCGCCGACGACGGCTTGGCGGGCAATGATCGCGCCGTCGCCGCGGCTTTGGCCGCAGCGGTCCAATCGCTGAAGCCCGACCTCGTGCTGGCCGGGCTGTTTGCCGTTGACCGCGGCGCGGGCAGCGTCGCGCTGCAGGCGGCGGAACTGCTCGGCCTGCCGCACGCGTCGGCGGCGCTGAAGCTGGAGGTGCGGGACGGCAGCGGCGGGGCCGCGAGCGGTGCGGCTTGGTCCGGCGGCGGAGGCCGCGTCGCCGTCGTGGAGCGCGACACCGAGTGGGGCGTCGAGACGGTGGAGGTCCCCCTCCCCGCGCTCGTCACCGCGCAGCAAGGGCTGAACGAGCCGCGCTACCCGTCGCTGCCCGGCATTATGAAAGCGAAGCGCAAGCCTTTGCGCGAGGTGACGGCGGCGGAGCTTGGCCTCGCCGCGGACGACTTGGCGCCGCGGACGGAGCGCGTGGCGCTGGAGGCGCCGCCGGTGCGCGCCGCGGGCCGCAAGCTCGCCGGCACGCCGGGCGAGCAGGCTGCTCAGCTGGCGGAGCTGCTGCAGCGCGAGGCGAAGCTGTTTTGA
- a CDS encoding diacylglycerol/lipid kinase family protein, whose translation MWMFAVNEKSGGGRGRNAWKLVEAELIRREVPYRAIQARSPEEACSEIRRQLAAAAEAVKAVAVIGGDGTIHSVLPALLDSGVPLGIIPSGSGNDSARAFGIPAKPLEALARILDGHAEPVDLIMLHGAEQPQSGETAAVKAARPVLTALAVGFDAAIAAAVNRSAYKKLCNLLGAGSFAYLIGLLQMLASYKPRLLTVTVDGTPHRFERGWMAAVCSVPAYGGGLRICPDASPTDGLLDVCVIHTCTPLQMLRLFPTLLSGAHVRLPYVTMLRGRTVSVAAAPLAGVDAALIYGDGEPAGETPLYAESAGHRLLLLR comes from the coding sequence ATGTGGATGTTTGCCGTAAATGAGAAATCCGGCGGGGGCCGGGGGAGAAACGCGTGGAAGCTCGTGGAGGCCGAGCTGATTCGGCGCGAGGTGCCTTACCGGGCGATCCAGGCGCGATCGCCGGAGGAAGCGTGTTCGGAGATTCGGCGGCAGCTCGCAGCCGCCGCAGAAGCGGTGAAGGCGGTAGCCGTTATCGGCGGGGACGGGACGATTCACAGCGTGCTGCCCGCTTTGCTGGACAGCGGGGTTCCGCTCGGCATCATCCCGTCTGGCTCCGGCAACGACTCCGCCCGCGCGTTCGGCATCCCGGCGAAGCCGCTTGAGGCGCTGGCGCGCATTCTCGACGGCCATGCCGAGCCGGTCGATCTCATTATGCTGCATGGCGCCGAGCAGCCGCAGAGCGGCGAAACGGCGGCGGTCAAGGCGGCGCGTCCCGTCCTGACCGCGCTGGCGGTCGGCTTCGACGCCGCGATCGCCGCGGCGGTCAACCGGTCGGCCTACAAGAAGCTGTGCAACCTGCTTGGCGCCGGCTCCTTCGCGTACTTGATCGGCCTCCTTCAAATGCTCGCCTCCTACAAGCCCCGACTGCTGACGGTGACGGTAGACGGCACGCCCCACCGCTTTGAGCGGGGCTGGATGGCGGCGGTATGCAGCGTGCCGGCCTATGGCGGCGGCCTGCGCATCTGCCCGGACGCTTCGCCGACCGACGGCCTGCTGGACGTGTGCGTCATCCACACGTGCACGCCGCTGCAAATGCTGCGCCTCTTCCCGACGCTGCTGAGCGGCGCCCATGTCCGGCTGCCGTACGTCACGATGCTGCGCGGCCGGACCGTTTCCGTCGCGGCCGCGCCGCTCGCCGGGGTGGATGCCGCCTTGATCTACGGCGACGGCGAGCCTGCCGGCGAAACGCCGCTATACGCGGAATCGGCCGGTCACCGCCTTCTCTTGCTGCGGTAA
- a CDS encoding DUF2238 domain-containing protein — MPFRSNHWLQADIFVFIVVWALLAIYPVKVFDWWMENILTLLTGIGLIILYRYFRFSNLSYTLLILFLMMQTIGAHYAYGVTPLDTLMKDWFDFKRNHYDRVVHFMFGLLLGLPSLEVLIRAAGVRKVWAYLLTPWLLLGFAAIYEIGEMYVVFFAPKKEGETFLGAQGDIWDAQHDMEVTFYAAIIAMIAIAIWVRKKRKAVEHIDI, encoded by the coding sequence ATGCCGTTCCGATCCAATCATTGGTTACAGGCGGATATTTTCGTTTTCATCGTGGTGTGGGCGCTGCTCGCGATCTACCCGGTGAAAGTATTTGACTGGTGGATGGAAAATATTTTGACGCTGCTGACCGGAATCGGCCTTATCATTTTGTACCGCTATTTCCGCTTCAGCAACTTATCGTATACGCTCCTTATTTTGTTCCTGATGATGCAGACGATCGGCGCGCATTATGCCTACGGCGTTACGCCGCTGGATACGCTGATGAAGGATTGGTTCGATTTTAAAAGGAACCATTACGACCGCGTCGTTCATTTCATGTTTGGCCTGCTGCTGGGCTTGCCTTCGCTGGAGGTGCTGATTCGGGCAGCGGGCGTCCGCAAAGTATGGGCCTATCTGCTGACGCCATGGCTGCTCCTCGGCTTCGCGGCGATCTATGAAATCGGCGAAATGTACGTCGTCTTCTTCGCTCCGAAGAAGGAAGGCGAGACGTTTCTAGGCGCCCAAGGCGACATCTGGGATGCCCAGCACGATATGGAGGTAACGTTCTATGCCGCCATTATCGCGATGATCGCGATTGCGATATGGGTGAGGAAGAAGCGCAAGGCTGTGGAGCATATAGACATATGA
- a CDS encoding transposase, with product MSERENHFEMEPMSGEPVEVEGVYTNEWGREEKLKRGDVFPADPQMGSTEWELTQLAMDNHENGETDPRLYPQKKTTAHEEHLQHPKRHKSQPDRT from the coding sequence ATGAGCGAACGAGAAAACCATTTTGAAATGGAGCCGATGTCCGGCGAGCCGGTTGAAGTAGAAGGCGTGTATACGAACGAGTGGGGCCGCGAGGAAAAGCTGAAACGCGGCGACGTGTTCCCTGCCGACCCGCAGATGGGCTCGACGGAATGGGAGCTCACCCAGCTCGCGATGGATAATCATGAGAACGGCGAGACGGATCCAAGACTGTATCCGCAGAAGAAAACGACCGCCCACGAAGAGCATCTCCAGCATCCGAAACGGCATAAGAGCCAGCCGGATCGCACCTAA
- a CDS encoding TVP38/TMEM64 family protein, which yields MNLFQDLLAPLKEMDLEHLQKTLESYKAYGPLPGILLPLAEAFLPILPLLVFVAANANIYGLWLGSLYSWIGVCGGSLLVFWLARRFGGRFSGWVRRRFPKASKLLVFIERRGFTPIFLFACFPFSPSAIINVVSGLSGMSFGSFALAILLGKAVMILSVSLLSFNIGDLTEQPWRIMLIVVILVVMWFGGKKLESRYHLK from the coding sequence ATGAACTTATTTCAAGACTTATTAGCGCCTCTAAAGGAAATGGACCTCGAACACCTGCAGAAGACGCTGGAAAGCTACAAGGCTTACGGCCCGCTGCCGGGCATTCTGCTGCCGCTTGCGGAGGCTTTCCTCCCTATTCTGCCGCTGCTTGTGTTCGTTGCGGCGAATGCCAATATTTACGGGCTCTGGCTCGGCTCGCTCTATTCATGGATCGGCGTGTGCGGCGGTTCGCTGCTGGTGTTCTGGCTGGCCCGGAGGTTCGGCGGGCGCTTCAGCGGCTGGGTCCGCCGCCGGTTCCCGAAAGCGTCGAAGCTGCTCGTCTTCATCGAGCGCCGGGGCTTCACGCCGATATTTCTGTTTGCCTGCTTCCCCTTCTCGCCATCCGCCATTATTAATGTCGTATCGGGACTCAGCGGCATGTCTTTCGGCTCCTTCGCGCTCGCCATCCTGCTTGGCAAAGCGGTCATGATTCTCAGCGTGTCGCTGCTCAGCTTTAACATCGGCGACCTGACGGAGCAGCCGTGGCGCATTATGCTGATCGTCGTGATCCTCGTGGTCATGTGGTTCGGCGGCAAAAAGCTGGAGTCGCGCTATCATCTGAAATAA
- a CDS encoding Dabb family protein, with protein MNKTSIQHMVIFDLKHEQGSAAAEQFLNDGERLLTSIPVVKEFRVFNQVSAKNDYDYGFSMVFDSQEDYETYNAHPVHVDFVENRWIPEVARFLEIDFKLR; from the coding sequence ATGAACAAAACGAGCATTCAGCACATGGTTATTTTTGATTTGAAGCACGAGCAAGGGTCGGCTGCAGCGGAGCAGTTCTTGAACGACGGCGAACGTCTCCTGACTTCGATTCCGGTCGTAAAGGAGTTTCGCGTGTTCAACCAAGTAAGCGCAAAGAACGACTACGACTACGGCTTCTCCATGGTTTTTGATAGCCAGGAGGATTATGAGACCTATAACGCGCATCCGGTACATGTCGATTTCGTCGAGAATAGATGGATTCCCGAGGTTGCCCGGTTTCTGGAGATTGATTTCAAGCTGAGATAG
- a CDS encoding MFS transporter, whose protein sequence is MFSVILFFVEFVRGATLISFLPIFGEKTLGLSLDIIGIAITAHYLTDTVLKMAIGYLLDRFSIRFVVHTGLLASLIGIFLLQFAEQPWLFITAAALYGVGISPIWIVCLTKVSEDRRAMQMGFFYTIWFVGIGSGPIVTNILLDYSTATTYYLLLGMALLCWVLSLFITNQKSSNAATSLPLREQLVILKERLRHMRLLLPGMVLQTMGAGMLVPILPSFAEHKLGMTGAQYSLLLLAGGACTVIGLIPLGRLSDILGGKKWFLVLGFGLIGVSLYLLSLAPPMWQCIVLTGVLGLSYATLLPAWNALLANYVPPKQQGLGWGIFSTVEGIGGMIGPVVGGTLATWQGQSSVLWYSGIMYALIGFFYIWFPFRAFKDNSHGKT, encoded by the coding sequence TTGTTCTCGGTCATTCTGTTTTTCGTCGAATTCGTCCGCGGGGCGACGCTAATCAGCTTCCTTCCGATCTTCGGGGAGAAGACGCTCGGCTTGTCGCTCGATATCATCGGCATCGCCATCACCGCCCACTACCTGACCGACACCGTGCTCAAAATGGCCATCGGCTATTTGCTGGACCGGTTCTCCATCCGGTTTGTCGTACATACCGGACTGCTCGCTTCGCTTATCGGCATCTTCCTGCTTCAATTCGCTGAACAGCCGTGGCTGTTCATTACGGCGGCCGCCCTATACGGCGTCGGCATTTCGCCGATCTGGATCGTCTGTTTGACCAAGGTGTCCGAGGATCGCCGGGCGATGCAAATGGGCTTTTTCTATACGATCTGGTTCGTCGGTATCGGCTCGGGCCCGATTGTCACCAATATTTTGCTCGATTATAGCACGGCAACGACCTACTATTTGCTCCTTGGCATGGCGCTGCTCTGCTGGGTGCTTTCCTTGTTCATCACCAACCAAAAATCTTCCAATGCGGCAACTTCGTTACCTTTGCGCGAACAGCTCGTAATACTAAAGGAACGTCTGCGGCATATGCGCCTGCTGCTGCCCGGAATGGTGCTGCAAACGATGGGTGCCGGCATGCTCGTGCCGATTCTACCCAGCTTTGCCGAACATAAGCTAGGAATGACGGGTGCTCAATACTCGCTGCTTTTGCTTGCCGGCGGCGCGTGCACGGTCATCGGCCTGATCCCGCTCGGCCGTCTCTCCGACATTCTTGGCGGCAAAAAATGGTTTCTCGTCCTCGGTTTCGGCTTGATCGGCGTATCCCTTTATTTGCTCTCGCTTGCGCCGCCCATGTGGCAATGCATCGTACTGACGGGCGTGCTCGGCTTGTCGTACGCTACGCTGCTGCCGGCTTGGAACGCGCTGCTCGCCAATTATGTCCCGCCTAAGCAGCAAGGGCTCGGCTGGGGCATCTTCTCTACGGTCGAAGGCATCGGCGGCATGATCGGTCCTGTCGTCGGCGGCACGCTCGCCACCTGGCAGGGACAGTCGTCCGTGCTTTGGTACAGCGGTATTATGTACGCACTGATCGGCTTCTTCTACATTTGGTTCCCATTCCGTGCGTTTAAGGACAACAGCCACGGCAAAACGTGA
- a CDS encoding electron transfer flavoprotein subunit alpha/FixB family protein, with the protein MSDQSKRTALVYAECAEGKLRRVALEALGAARQLAGDGGSVHAVLAGGGSAAGPALAAAAAELAARGAEVVHVVDDPALAGFTPEAYAAAIGAAVAAVQPSIIVLGHTAAGRELAPRVAAAAQGGHVADVTAVRVPKDGGAAAILTRPLYAGKAFEQRRLLPGAPCVITVRPNNLPVAEPVAAGSEGTVAALAYTAPPLWTTVRDVVRKASGRVDLAEADIIVSGGRGVRSADGFAPLEALAKVLGGAVGASRGACDAGYCDYALQIGQTGKTVTPKLYIACGISGAIQHLAGMSQSRVIVAINKDPDAPIFGVADYGIVGDLFDVVPLLTAEFERILANPSA; encoded by the coding sequence ATGAGCGATCAATCGAAACGAACGGCACTCGTGTATGCCGAGTGCGCGGAGGGCAAGCTGCGGCGCGTGGCGCTGGAAGCGCTCGGCGCCGCGAGGCAGCTTGCCGGCGACGGCGGCAGCGTGCACGCCGTCCTCGCCGGCGGCGGCTCGGCGGCAGGCCCCGCGCTGGCTGCGGCCGCGGCGGAGCTTGCCGCCCGGGGGGCCGAGGTCGTCCACGTCGTCGACGACCCTGCCCTCGCGGGCTTCACGCCGGAGGCGTATGCCGCCGCCATCGGCGCAGCCGTTGCCGCGGTGCAGCCGAGCATCATCGTGCTCGGCCACACCGCGGCGGGGCGCGAGCTCGCGCCCCGCGTGGCCGCCGCCGCGCAAGGCGGCCACGTCGCGGATGTGACCGCCGTCCGCGTGCCGAAGGACGGCGGCGCAGCCGCGATTTTGACCCGCCCGCTCTACGCCGGCAAGGCGTTCGAGCAGCGGCGGCTGCTCCCCGGCGCACCGTGCGTCATAACGGTGCGCCCGAACAACCTGCCCGTCGCGGAGCCGGTCGCGGCCGGCAGCGAGGGCACGGTCGCGGCGCTGGCGTACACCGCGCCGCCGCTGTGGACCACCGTCCGCGACGTCGTGCGCAAAGCCAGCGGACGGGTCGATCTCGCCGAGGCGGACATCATCGTCTCCGGCGGCAGAGGCGTGCGCAGCGCGGACGGCTTCGCGCCCCTCGAAGCGCTGGCCAAAGTGCTCGGCGGCGCGGTCGGCGCCTCCCGCGGCGCCTGCGATGCCGGCTACTGCGATTACGCGCTGCAAATCGGCCAGACCGGCAAAACCGTCACGCCGAAGCTCTACATCGCCTGCGGCATCAGCGGCGCCATCCAGCATCTCGCCGGCATGAGCCAATCGCGCGTCATCGTCGCGATCAACAAAGACCCCGACGCTCCGATCTTCGGCGTCGCGGACTACGGCATCGTCGGCGACCTGTTCGATGTCGTCCCGCTCCTCACCGCGGAGTTCGAACGGATTTTGGCTAATCCAAGCGCCTAA
- a CDS encoding ATP-binding protein, which yields MSELMIGDKWMLLMLALAINLFASITMYSMIGHLQMLRIMRQYWLLSGALVYGLGLWVSHFIILLTSNSMIMLDWTIIVKLFGIMGSAYGSFRLLGSRAPHAVRLLGGSLLMDLGTGSLIYSTVLSTNVEQYSIDTSLACFGFLFSFIGTAFSFYMFERKSGYMLIAGLLLGFTGIIMQLIGLEMVTVVYSVVLTADRLNDYMQLLSVVLGLATLVIFVFSLVARYVDRRYAAMNERYKLLVETSIDMIAIIHDEKWEYINRSGLHMFEANGENDMLGKPVYQFLQPKYHTLMKRMLQVTKQRARQSPIELDWFTVQGKPLHTEVIETSTKLSGKPVFQIIIRDISERKKNEELLINSEKLYVAGQLAAGIAHEIRNPLTSLKGFLQLIASGRNTSKNYYDIMKSELNRIESIVSELLMLSKPQIYELAYKDIRTVMADTITLLEAQAILHNIEIESHFSEEALWVRGVENQLKQVFINVLKNAIEVMMDGGIITVTCMRDAQDKSRIIARIADRGPGIPQEQLSKIGQPFYTTKEKGTGLGLMVTYKIVDNHQGSIEVNSSVGDGTTFDIILPYQEPVEATGTETWSKVTPIQRLRQDDENAS from the coding sequence ATGAGCGAGCTAATGATAGGCGACAAGTGGATGCTGCTGATGCTGGCGCTGGCCATCAATCTGTTTGCGTCCATAACGATGTACAGCATGATCGGGCATCTCCAAATGCTTCGCATTATGCGCCAGTACTGGCTGCTCAGCGGAGCGCTTGTTTATGGGCTTGGCCTGTGGGTGAGCCATTTTATTATTCTATTGACCTCAAATTCCATGATCATGCTCGATTGGACGATTATCGTCAAGCTGTTCGGCATTATGGGAAGCGCTTACGGTTCGTTCCGGCTGCTCGGCTCCAGGGCGCCTCATGCGGTCCGGCTGCTCGGCGGCAGCCTGCTCATGGATCTCGGGACAGGCTCTCTGATCTACTCCACGGTGTTAAGCACGAATGTGGAGCAATACAGCATCGATACGAGCCTCGCTTGCTTCGGGTTCCTATTCAGCTTCATCGGAACGGCGTTCTCCTTCTACATGTTCGAGCGAAAGAGCGGCTACATGCTGATTGCCGGCCTGCTGCTCGGCTTTACCGGCATTATTATGCAGCTGATCGGGCTGGAAATGGTGACGGTCGTCTACTCGGTGGTGCTTACGGCCGACCGGTTGAACGATTACATGCAGCTGCTGTCCGTCGTGCTCGGTCTTGCCACGCTCGTTATCTTCGTTTTCAGTTTGGTTGCCCGGTATGTGGACCGCCGTTACGCGGCGATGAACGAGCGGTACAAGCTGCTGGTCGAAACGTCGATCGACATGATCGCGATCATCCACGACGAGAAATGGGAATACATCAACCGCTCGGGCCTGCACATGTTCGAAGCGAACGGCGAAAACGATATGCTCGGCAAGCCGGTCTACCAATTCCTCCAGCCCAAATATCATACGCTCATGAAGCGGATGCTCCAAGTGACGAAGCAGCGGGCGAGACAAAGCCCGATCGAGCTCGACTGGTTTACGGTGCAAGGGAAGCCGCTCCATACGGAGGTCATCGAGACGAGCACCAAGCTGTCGGGAAAGCCGGTGTTCCAAATCATTATCCGCGACATTTCGGAGCGCAAAAAGAACGAGGAGCTGCTCATCAATTCCGAGAAGCTGTACGTGGCCGGGCAGCTGGCGGCGGGCATCGCGCACGAGATCCGCAATCCGCTCACGTCGTTGAAGGGCTTCCTGCAGCTGATCGCGTCGGGGCGCAACACCAGCAAAAACTACTACGACATCATGAAGTCGGAGCTCAACCGGATCGAGTCGATCGTAAGCGAGCTGCTGATGCTGTCCAAGCCGCAAATTTACGAGCTGGCGTACAAGGACATCCGCACGGTCATGGCCGATACGATCACGCTGCTGGAGGCGCAGGCGATCTTGCACAATATCGAGATCGAGTCGCATTTCAGCGAGGAAGCGCTGTGGGTGCGAGGCGTCGAGAACCAGCTCAAGCAGGTGTTCATCAACGTGCTGAAGAACGCGATCGAGGTCATGATGGACGGCGGCATCATTACCGTTACCTGCATGCGGGATGCGCAGGATAAGTCGCGGATCATTGCGCGGATCGCCGACCGCGGTCCGGGCATTCCGCAGGAGCAGCTGTCGAAGATCGGCCAGCCGTTCTATACGACGAAGGAGAAGGGGACGGGGCTTGGCCTAATGGTCACTTATAAAATCGTCGACAATCACCAAGGCAGCATCGAAGTGAACAGCAGCGTGGGCGACGGGACGACGTTCGATATTATTTTGCCGTATCAGGAGCCGGTCGAGGCGACGGGTACAGAGACTTGGAGCAAGGTGACGCCGATTCAGCGGCTTCGCCAAGACGACGAAAACGCCTCATGA
- a CDS encoding histidine phosphatase family protein — protein METRIYMVRHAESSYSPGEDRTRGLTPKGQEDALRVTELLRETPIDAVVSSPYARALLTVEGIAAERGLTIAPFEELKERKLHGDEVELAAHGGFMQAIERSFADHDAALPGGESLRELQQRAVPAVRRLLRVYRGQSVAVGTHGNIMCMILQAFDARYGGFEFWRGTSMPDVYRVTFRGEELVGVERLWS, from the coding sequence TTGGAAACGCGGATTTATATGGTCCGGCATGCCGAATCCTCTTATTCGCCAGGAGAGGATCGGACGCGAGGCTTGACTCCAAAAGGGCAAGAGGATGCTCTTCGGGTGACGGAGCTGCTGCGGGAGACGCCCATTGACGCGGTCGTTTCGAGTCCCTATGCGAGGGCGCTGCTGACCGTAGAAGGCATTGCGGCTGAGCGGGGTTTGACAATCGCGCCGTTCGAGGAGCTGAAGGAGCGGAAGCTTCACGGCGATGAGGTGGAGCTGGCGGCGCATGGCGGGTTTATGCAAGCGATCGAGCGCTCCTTCGCGGATCACGACGCGGCGCTTCCAGGCGGGGAGTCGTTAAGAGAGTTGCAGCAGCGGGCGGTTCCGGCGGTAAGGCGGCTCCTGCGCGTGTACCGGGGCCAGTCGGTTGCGGTTGGGACGCACGGCAACATCATGTGCATGATTTTGCAGGCGTTTGACGCGCGGTATGGCGGTTTTGAGTTTTGGCGGGGCACATCGATGCCGGATGTGTACCGGGTGACGTTTCGAGGCGAAGAGCTGGTTGGCGTCGAGCGGTTGTGGAGCTAG
- the ilvA gene encoding threonine ammonia-lyase IlvA, whose translation MGTESYASGTLSVGLTEIAQAQMHIKEVAARTPLQLNRVLSERYGCNVYLKREDLQVVRSFKLRGAYHLIKSLPEERLTRGVVCASAGNHAQGVAYSCHSLGIPGKIYMPSTTPRQKVNQVAFFGGPSVEIILTGDTFDDAFNEAIAASRKDDLAFIHPFDDPKIIAGNGTIGKEIMETIDIVPDFVFVTIGGGGLAAGVGAYVKAVSPSTKLIGIEPEGAASMRAAIDADEVLTMETIEKFVDGAAVKRVGDMTFRMCRDMLDDIILVPEGKACTALLDLYNENAIVAEPAGALPIAALDLYRDQIAGKTVVCVVSGGNNDVDRMQEIKERSLVFEGLKHYFMVNFPQRAGALREFLDEVLGPDDDITRFEYTKKHNKDNGPALVGIELKNRQDYEPLVARMRKKGLNFLELNKDPVLFNLLI comes from the coding sequence ATGGGAACTGAATCGTACGCAAGCGGAACGCTGTCCGTCGGCTTAACGGAAATCGCGCAGGCGCAAATGCACATCAAGGAAGTGGCGGCGCGCACGCCTCTGCAGCTGAACCGGGTGCTCTCCGAGCGCTATGGCTGCAATGTCTATTTGAAGCGGGAGGATTTGCAGGTCGTCCGCTCGTTCAAGCTGCGCGGCGCTTATCACCTCATTAAATCGCTGCCCGAGGAGCGGCTGACGCGCGGCGTCGTTTGCGCCAGCGCCGGCAATCATGCCCAAGGCGTCGCGTATTCGTGCCATTCGCTCGGCATACCCGGCAAAATCTACATGCCCAGCACGACGCCCCGGCAAAAGGTCAACCAGGTCGCCTTCTTCGGCGGTCCGAGCGTTGAAATTATTTTGACCGGCGACACGTTCGACGACGCGTTCAACGAGGCGATCGCGGCGAGCCGGAAGGACGATCTCGCGTTCATCCATCCGTTCGACGATCCTAAAATCATTGCCGGCAACGGCACGATCGGCAAAGAGATCATGGAGACGATCGATATCGTGCCCGATTTCGTCTTCGTGACGATCGGCGGCGGCGGTCTGGCTGCCGGCGTCGGCGCGTACGTGAAGGCCGTCTCGCCAAGCACGAAGCTGATCGGCATCGAGCCTGAAGGCGCGGCCTCGATGCGCGCGGCGATTGATGCGGACGAGGTGCTGACGATGGAAACGATCGAGAAGTTCGTCGACGGCGCGGCGGTCAAGCGCGTAGGCGACATGACGTTCCGGATGTGCCGCGACATGCTCGACGATATTATTCTCGTTCCGGAAGGTAAAGCTTGCACCGCGCTGCTTGACCTGTACAACGAGAACGCCATCGTGGCCGAGCCGGCCGGCGCGCTGCCGATCGCGGCGCTTGACCTGTACCGCGACCAAATCGCCGGCAAAACCGTCGTGTGCGTCGTCAGCGGCGGCAACAACGACGTGGACCGGATGCAGGAAATCAAGGAGCGCTCGCTCGTGTTCGAAGGGCTTAAGCATTATTTTATGGTCAACTTCCCTCAGCGGGCAGGCGCCCTGCGCGAGTTTCTCGACGAGGTGCTCGGTCCGGACGACGACATTACGCGCTTCGAATATACGAAGAAGCATAACAAGGATAACGGTCCGGCGCTGGTCGGCATCGAGCTGAAGAACCGTCAGGATTACGAGCCGCTCGTCGCCCGCATGCGCAAGAAAGGACTCAACTTCCTCGAGCTGAACAAGGACCCGGTGCTGTTCAATCTGCTCATTTGA
- a CDS encoding FUSC family protein produces MTIGARVLKTGLAVALAIYLSNLLDFPSPIIAAVASIFTIQPSISRSWQQVVDQLQTNMLGAAVALAAVRLFGHTPIAVGLVCIIIILISIRLRMENTIGLTLVTVVAVMEANEQGWLFAVDRFLMVLTGMAAAFAVNILVIPPRPRKLFTAQVQEAYTQLSLLLRMAISNEMREDVHRKEKEKLQGTLRKLDEAYLLFEEERSLMPQRKQVRARQLILSKHLIKALHQGVDLLEVVEEHYFSAPGAEAWAQRFDQQIEELTKYHEQILLKIEGKMKPNAAIEPEEEREARLINQLTEYLRDDPDEHKRLVFIASAMLEYAYHLRRLERVSEQVQQREENAG; encoded by the coding sequence ATGACAATCGGCGCGCGCGTGTTAAAGACAGGCCTTGCGGTAGCGCTGGCCATTTACTTAAGCAATTTGCTCGACTTTCCATCTCCGATTATCGCGGCCGTCGCTTCGATCTTTACGATCCAGCCGTCCATCTCGCGGTCGTGGCAGCAGGTCGTGGATCAGCTGCAGACGAACATGCTCGGCGCGGCGGTGGCCCTTGCCGCTGTCCGGCTTTTCGGGCACACGCCGATTGCGGTCGGCCTGGTCTGCATCATTATTATTCTCATCAGCATCCGCTTGCGGATGGAAAACACGATCGGCCTGACGCTCGTTACCGTCGTGGCGGTCATGGAAGCGAACGAGCAGGGCTGGTTGTTCGCCGTAGACCGGTTTCTGATGGTTCTGACGGGCATGGCGGCCGCCTTCGCGGTGAACATTCTCGTCATTCCGCCTCGCCCGCGCAAGCTATTTACGGCGCAGGTGCAGGAGGCGTATACGCAGCTATCGCTGCTGCTGCGCATGGCAATATCCAACGAGATGAGAGAGGACGTGCACCGCAAGGAGAAGGAGAAGCTTCAAGGCACGCTGCGCAAGCTCGACGAGGCTTACCTGCTGTTTGAGGAAGAGCGCTCGCTAATGCCGCAGCGCAAGCAGGTACGAGCCCGTCAGCTTATTCTCTCCAAGCATCTCATCAAGGCGCTGCATCAAGGCGTCGATCTGCTGGAGGTGGTGGAGGAGCATTATTTCTCCGCGCCGGGAGCGGAGGCGTGGGCGCAAAGGTTTGACCAGCAGATCGAGGAGCTGACCAAATACCACGAGCAAATTTTGCTGAAGATCGAGGGCAAAATGAAGCCCAATGCAGCGATCGAGCCCGAGGAAGAACGGGAAGCACGGCTCATTAACCAGCTGACCGAGTATTTGCGAGACGATCCCGATGAGCATAAACGGCTCGTGTTTATCGCTTCCGCTATGCTCGAATACGCCTACCATCTGCGCCGGCTGGAGCGGGTGTCGGAGCAGGTGCAGCAGCGGGAAGAGAATGCAGGCTGA